One Aethina tumida isolate Nest 87 chromosome 5, icAetTumi1.1, whole genome shotgun sequence genomic window carries:
- the LOC109599085 gene encoding glycogen debranching enzyme isoform X1 codes for MFQVFSLLYSKYMFLTHDIMILVLLGAVLTAATYLFFGNTSQKQRPPTKNNSGNELKKPKENKNPVKTQEVKKKPPAKSSKSATSSVTPPPKRIKTEDRTQNTSERNLQRSPKKNKNIPEKKTKVETSKDTVKSEKEKSNKPAEKPLKVTEVSSQEVLKSPKKAKPVTNAGKENKQESELKPAEKPIKVTEVSSKEILKSPKKAKPVTSQGKENKQESESKPKEKVNSPKKNSKNNLKQSEVQQNKKLESTKPCENGSLNTTVKENNKTEPVEKTLATSTKIPISSQTSTKSSSSTNSCNILKSIELVESSKRKSPKTSSLVGTKSYKEVVQGFSSTETSDTPTSNNLDKIECQTTPTIIENTEQATSQSLEPVKESPQTETDIIRNESEITECQTTSEEIENTEQATPESLEPVHESPPTETEVIKNESVIPECQITSTVIESTEQVTPESLEPVQETPQTEAQIIENESVITECQTTSAVIENSEQITPESLEPVQEAPATEIEIIRDESVITEYQTTPAVIEYIEQITPETLEPVQEAPSTEIEIVSDEPVVNECQTTPAVIENIEQITPETLEPVQEALSTEIEIVRNEFVITEEPTELIVSSVESENNKHSSEGTSEESFTVSNYSNGETVNSETVSEENNTEITAESEGKCKTLSEDLQSNENNTTEESSSVIENSVPLEKVNGYNSDTEIIKNLSESTEIEQSVILSEKQTDISTQFVDKQNGQEETEINLNRSEFIENSVQVSEFTPTSETNEEINIECQELPVQHSDKTKPDLSESITQIDEDLNTINLNSELSNVQEPPREDIKFEDQVNNTHLPEVNQENISTSINSNNGTESLNGDVDKLESKEDFVQELEPEAIQNSVVSSSENSNGLESPEDTKFESVSNIVGDTAYLSELNQENIPTSINSDNCTELLNGEHLEISQEEPKDKSNSVEDLIQELEPETIQNSVISSSENLNLEGPAEVTKFETVPNIEAQVSSAPEENEEYTPITDNSEIISEPLEPKETLCKTNSVKDLIEELEPEIIEDEIKQEKKPTILTTELAPVSTSTEYKINKLVSLDQYTMSLPQVRVLTLNDKEHQISTLYRVELGWIVQFRLGPSLLGRRVSLHCNFPKKINGKLEPFERKEYQELKWCQDEGCKNSDDTALYAQISAELAGGFHYYFTYEESNEHQGSGYFLVDPKLTVGKNEELPLDCIQCQTVLAKNLGSFSTWENKLRVAKESGYNMVHFTPIQKLGASNSCYSLSEQLQLNPVFVKENGVMPKFDEVQKLTDKMRNEWKMTSICDIVLNHTANESEWLVEHPEVTYNCLNCKYMRPSYLLDSAFHTFSMDVKKGVYETQGIPPEVSTEDHLNAIRYHFHTSVLQPLKIHELLICDVNKIVQEFLGLARKVQPVAESVGAGEELKLIQDPDYRRLATTIDMDLALKLYNVYRSDCFDEDTRIKRCAEELKNKLDGLNGRIIDEINGHLNAAVENTIAGIRYFRVQHDGPKVREITIKNPLVYRYFTDHGTPETLKEHEELMYSPEGRYLMAHNGWVMNADPLKNFAAPDSNIYIRRELIAWGDSVKLRFGDKPEDCPYLWKHMREYVECTARIFDGIRLDNCHSTPIPVAEYLLDCARRVRPNLYVVAELFTNSDMTDNIFVNRLGITSLIREAMSAGDSHEEGRLVYRYGGLPVGSFLQPRVRPLVPTVAHALFLDLTHDNPSPVEKRSVFDLLPSTALVNMASCASGSNRGYDELVPHHIHVVDETREYTEWTDDEKLALGNAKFVTKKTGIIAAKRVMNDLHYKLGKEGFNQVYVDQMDADIVAVTRHCPETHESYILIAFTAFGHPAEYSENHQRGIKPLRVEGDLVEIVVEATLNHIGVRSGKSKYAGHGNYVKDTKWINGLSEYQVSLKEHIQVDESDVFERVDSGTANVTQLNFKNFKPGSIAVVRVKLPEAMDAAVKSVRKLMREFAVNKESELTKIIGKLNLCDLNRVLYRCDQEENDEFNHLHTYNIPGFGSLVYSGLQGFMSVMANIRPSNDLGHPMCGNLRDGNWMIDYIWQRLKLDPGTKELGQWLEENTKCFNSMPRYLVPCYFDVILTGLYALILNQSYRLMSDFVENGSSFVKALALGSVQLTGFVKSAKLPNLSPKLKPPKPPTRTNDRGEDEESCVTLSAGLPHFSTGYMRNWGRDTFISLRGILLLTGRYEEARQTILGYAACLRHGLIPNLLFGGAQSRYNCRDAVWWWMHCIKEYCTEVPNGCDILNDVVSRLFPTDDSPPLPAGTVDQPLHEVIQEALTIHFQGLAFRERNAGGSIDAHMTDKGFNNQIGIHPETGFVFGGNEWNCGTWMDKMGSSDKAGNRGKPATPRDGSAVELVGLSYSVTSWLATLYEKQQYPHSGVTRTHKNGTTTTWTFKEWSEKIKANFEKYFWISGSPAKDEIRPDLINKRGIYKDSHGASQDWADFQLRCNFPITMVVAPELFNAQHAWTALQQAEKYLLGPLGMRTLDPEDWAYNGNYDNSNDSDDFKVAHGLNYHQGPEWVWPVGFFLRAKLRFAADNGALIETLSKVKVVLSRHFVELQTSPWRGLPELTNKDGAYCEGSCRTQAWSMACILEVLNDLQLIESKLINSN; via the exons ATGTTTCAAGTTTTTAGTTTGTTGTATtcgaaatatatgtttttaactcATGATATAATGAT attgGTACTACTAGGGGCTGTTTTAACAGCAGCAACATACCTCTTCTTTGGTAAT ACCTCACAGAAGCAACGTCcaccaacaaaaaataat aGTGGTAATGAACTGAAGAAgcctaaagaaaataaaaacccAGTGAAAACTCAAGAGGTAAAAAAGAAacctcctgcaaagtcttccaagAGTGCTACTTCCAGTGTAACACCACCaccaaaaagaataaaaactgAAGATAGAACTCAAAACACTTCAGAAAGAAATCTCCAAAGATCTCCAAAGAAGAACAAAAATATACCTGAAAAGAAAACCAAAGTTGAAACATCAAAAGATACTGTTAAATCAGAAAAAGAGAAATCGAATAAGCCTGCAGAGAAGCCACTAAAAGTTACTGAAGTCAGCAGTCAAGAAGTTTTGAAATCTCCCAAAAAAGCAAAGCCAGTAACTAATGCtggaaaagaaaataaacaagaaagtGAATTAAAACCTGCTGAAAAGCCAATAAAAGTTACTGAAGTCAGTAGtaaggaaattttaaaatctcccAAGAAAGCAAAACCAGTAACTAGCCAAGggaaagaaaataaacaagaaagtGAATCAAAACCTAaagaaaaagttaattcacccaagaaaaattctaaaaacaatttgaagCAGTCTGAAGTACAGCAAAACAAGAAACTAGAATCAACAAAACCTTGTGAAAATGGTTCATTAAATACAACtgttaaagaaaataacaaaactgaACCAGTAGAAAAAACACTTGCCACATCAACTAAAATTCCAATTTCCTCCCAAACATCAACAAAATCCAGTTCTTCAACAAACAGTTGCAACATCTTAAAAAGTATTGAATTGGTGGAAAGTTCTAAGAGAAAA TCCCCAAAAACAAGTTCATTAGTAGGAACAAAATCATATAAGGAAGTTGTCCAAGGTTTTTCAAGTACAGAAACAAGTGATACCCCAACTAGTAacaatttagacaaaattgaATGTCAAACTACACCtacaattattgaaaatactgAACAAGCAACTTCACAATCTCTAGAACCTGTTAAAGAATCACCTCAAACAGAAACTGACATCATCAGAAACGAATCTGAAATAACTGAATGTCAAACTACATCTGAAGAGATTGAAAATACTGAACAAGCAACTCCAGAATCTCTTGAGCCAGTTCATGAATCTCCTCCAACAGAAACTGAAGTAATCAAAAACGAATCAGTAATACCTGAATGTCAAATTACATCTACAGTTATTGAAAGTACTGAACAAGTAACTCCAGAATCTCTAGAACCAGTTCAAGAAACACCTCAAACAGAAGCTCAAATAATCGAAAACGAATCTGTAATAACTGAATGTCAAACTACTTCTGCAGTTATTGAAAACTCTGAACAAATAACTCCAGAATCACTGGAGCCAGTTCAAGAAGCACCTGCAACAGAAATTGAAATCATTAGAGACGAATCTGTAATAACTGAATATCAAACTACACCTGctgttattgaatatattgaacaaATAACTCCAGAAACTCTAGAACCAGTTCAAGAAGCACCTTCAACAGAAATTGAAATCGTTAGTGACGAACCTGTAGTAAATGAATGTCAAACTACACCTgcagttattgaaaatattgaacaaataaCTCCAGAAACTCTAGAGCCAGTTCAAGAAGCACTTTCAACAGAAATTGAAATTGTCAGAAACGAGTTTGTAATAACAGAAGAACCTACagaattaattgtttcatctgtagaaagtgaaaataataaacactcTTCAGAAGGAACATCTGAAGAATCATTTACTGTCTCAAACTATTCTAATGGAGAAACAGTAAATTCAGAAACAGTATCTGAAGAAAATAATACAGAAATAACAGCAGAATCTGAAGGGAAGTGTAAAACTTTGTCAGAAGATTTACAgtctaatgaaaataatacaacTGAAGAATCTTCCAGTGTAATTGAAAATTCTGTTCCACTTGAAAAAGTTAATGGTTATAATTCTGATACAGAGATCATCAAAAATCTTTCTGAATCAACTGAAATTGAACAATCTGTAATATTATCTGAAAAACAAACAGATATTAGTACACAATTTGTAGACAAACAAAACGGGCAAGAGGAGActgaaataaatcttaatagaTCTGAATTCATTGAGAACAGTGTACAGGTGTCAGAATTCACGCCAACATCAGAAACTAacgaagaaataaatatagagtGTCAAGAATTACCTGTACAACATTCTGATAAAACAAAACCTGATCTTTCAGAAAGTATTACACAAATTGATGAAgatctaaatacaattaatttaaattctgagTTATCAAACGTTCAGGAACCTCCAAGAgaagatataaaatttgaagatcAAGTCAATAACACACATTTACCTGAAGtaaatcaagaaaatatttcaactagTATCAATTCAAATAACGGTACAGAATCGTTGAATGGCGATGTTGATAAACTAGAATCAAAAGAAGATTTTGTACAGGAATTGGAACCAGAAGCTATTCAAAATTCAGTCGTTTCAAGTTCAGAAAATTCAAACGGTCTCGAATCTCCAGAAGATACGAAATTTGAAAgtgtttcaaatattgttgGAGACACCGCATATTTATCTGAACtaaatcaagaaaatattcCAACTTCTATTAATTCAGACAATTGTACAGAATTGTTAAACGGCGAACATCTCGAAATTAGTCAAGAAGAACCAAAGGATAAATCAAATTCAGTTGAGGATTTGATACAGGAATTGGAACcagaaacaattcaaaattcagtaaTTTCAAGTTCAGAAAACTTGAACCTTGAGGGACCTGCAGAAGTTACGAAATTTGAAACTGTTCCAAATATTGAAGCTCAAGTTAGTAGCGCACCTGAAGAAAACGAAGAATATACCCCAATTACTGACAACTCAGAAATAATTAGTGAACCCTTAGAACCAAAGGAAACCCTCTGTAAGACAAATTCAGTTAAGGATTTAATAGAGGAGTTGGAACCGGAAATTATTGAGGACgaaattaaacaagaaaagaaacctacaattttaacaactgAATTAG CTCCCGTTAGCACATCAaccgaatataaaattaacaaactcgTATCATTAGATCAGTACACAATGTCTCTCCCACAAGTTCGTGTGTTAACTCTGAATGACAAAGAACATCAAATATCAACTTTATATCGCGTCGAGCTTGGTTGGATCGTTCAGTTCCGCCTTGGTCCGTCTTTGCTAGGCAGAAGAGTTAGTTTGCATTGTAACTTcccgaaaaaaattaatggaaaactCGAACCTTTCGAAAGGAAAGAATATCAAGAGTTGAAATGGTGTCAGGATGAAGGATGCAAAAACTCCGATGACACTGCGTTGTATGCCCAAATTTCCGCTGAGTTAGCGGGTGGTTTTCACTACTATTTCACCTATga AGAAAGCAATGAACATCAAGGGTCAGGTTACTTTCTGGTAGACCCTAAATTGACGGTGGGTAAAAATGAAGAGCTCCCCTTGGATTGCATCCAGTGTCAGACGGTGTTGGCTAAAAATCTAGGATCGTTTTCTACGTGGGAAAACAAGTTACGTGTAGCCAAAGAGTCCGGTTATAATATGGTTCATTTTACTCCAATTCAG AAATTGGGGGCCTCGAATTCCTGTTACAGTTTAAGTgagcaattacaattaaaCCCAGTATTCGTTAAGGAAAACGGCGTAATGCCTAAATTTGATGAGGTACAGAAGCTCACAGATAAAATGCGTAACGAATGGAAGATGACTTCAATATGTGACATTGTCCTGAATCACACCGCAAACGAATCTGAATGGCTTGTAGAACATCCTGAAGTCACGTACAATTGCCTGAACTGCAAATATATGCGTCCATCGTATCTCTTGGACTCCGCCTTCCACACATTTTCCATGGATGTTAAGAAAGGTGTATACGAAACTCAGGGAATCCCCCCGGAAGTTTCCACCGAAGATCACCTGAACGCCATCAGATATCACTTCCATACCAGCGTGTTGCAGCCCTTGAAAATCCACGAATTGCTTATTTGCGAcgtcaataaaattgttcaagaaTTCCTTGGATTGGCTAGGAAGGTTCAACCTGTGGCCGAATCGGTCGGTGCAGGAGAAGAGTTAAAGTTAATTCAAGATCCTGACTACAGACGTCTTGCCACCACCATTGACATGGATTTGGCTTTGAAGCTTTACAACGTGTACAGATCTGATTGCTTCGACGAGGACACCAGGATTAAACGTTGTGCTGAAGAATTGAAGAACAAACTGGATGGTTTGAATGGACGCATAATCGACGAGATTAATGGCCACTTAAATGCTGCCGTCGAGAACACTATTGCTGGAATTAg atatttccGAGTACAACATGACGGCCCAAAAGTAAGAGAGATTACCATTAAAAATCCCCTAGTCTATCGCTACTTCACCGACCACGGAACACCAGAAACTTTAAAGGAACACGAAGAGCTCATGTATAGTCCCGAAGGTCGATACTTGATGGCCCACAACGGCTGGGTGATGAACGCCGACCCGTTGAAGAACTTTGCTGCACCCGACTCGAACATCTACATACGCAGAGAATTGATCGCTTGGGGTGACAGTGTGAAGCTGCGCTTCGGCGACAAGCCGGAGGATTGTCCGTACTTGTGGAAACACATGCGTGAGTACGTCGAGTGTACCGCCAGGATTTTCGACGGTATCCGACTGGACAATTGCCATTCAACACCCATTCCCGTTGCTGAATACCTTTTGGATTGCGCCAGACGCGTCAGGCCTAATCTCTATGTTGTTGCTGAACTTTTCACCAACTCGGACATGACCGACAACATTTTCGTCAACAG GCTTGGAATAACGTCTCTGATCCGGGAGGCGATGTCAGCCGGGGATTCCCACGAAGAGGGTCGTCTTGTATACCGATACGGCGGTCTGCCTGTGGGCTCGTTCCTTCAACCGCGTGTCAGACCTTTGGTCCCCACCGTCGCTCACGCTTTGTTCCTCGACCTGACCCACGACAACCCCAGTCCGGTCGAGAAACGGTCTGTGTTCGATCTGTTGCCCAGTACCGCTTTGGTTAACATGGCTTCGTGCGCCAGCGGTTCCAACAGGGGTTACGATGAGTTGGTGCCACACCACATACACGTGGTGGACGAGACTAGGGAGTACACAGAATGGACGGACGACGAGAAGTTGGCTTTGGGTAACGCCAAGTTTGTCACCAAAAAGACGGGTATAATAGCTGCTAAACGGGTCATGAACGACCTTCACTACAAGTTGGGTAAAGAAGGTTTCAATCAGGTGTACGTCGACCAAATGGATGCGGACATTGTCGCTGTAACGAGACACTGTCCCGAGACCCACGAAAGTTACATTCTAATAGCGTTCACTGCTTTCGGCCATCCAGCCGAATATTCCGAAAATCACCAACGAGGCATCAAACCTCTTCGAGTGGAGGGAGACTTAGTAGAAATTGTTGTTGAGGCCACTCTTAATCACATTGGAGTCAG GTCTGGAAAATCCAAATATGCTGGTCATGGAAATTACGTTAAGGATACCAAGTGGATAAACGGGTTATCTGAATATCAAGTCAGCCTTAAAGAGCACATTCAAGTTGACGAGTCCGACGTCTTCGAACGCGTAGATTCTGGAACTGCTAACgtcacacaattaaatttcaagaatTTCAAGCCAGGATCCATAGCAGTCGTTAGGGTAAAATTACCTGAAGCAATGGATGCTGCTGTTAAATCAGTTAGAAAGCTAATGCGAGAATTTGCTGTCAACAAGGAGTCTGAATTAACAAAGattattggaaaattaaatCTGTGCGATTTAAATAGAGTTCTATATAGATGCGATCAAGAAGAAAATGACGAATTTAATCACTTACACACTTATAATATTCCCGGATTCGGTTCCCTGGTGTACTCTGGACTCCAAG GTTTCATGTCTGTGATGGCTAACATTAGACCCAGCAACGACTTGGGACATCCAATGTGTGGCAATTTAAGGGATGGAAACTGGATGATAG ATTACATCTGGCAACGTTTAAAGTTGGACCCGGGAACCAAAGAATTAGGACAGTGGCTTGAAGAAAACACCAAATGTTTCAATTCAATGCCCAGATATTTAGTGCCCTGCTATTTTGACGTTATTCTAACTGGACTTTATGCTCTTATCTTAAACCAATCTTATCGTTTAATGTCAGA TTTTGTTGAAAACGGATCATCTTTCGTCAAAGCCTTGGCGCTAGGTTCTGTGCAGTTGACCGGCTTTGTAAAGTCTGCCAAGCTGCCGAATCTCTCACCAAAGTTGAAACCTCCCAAACCACCAACAAGGACAAATGATCGTGGTGAAGATGAAGAAAGTTGCGTTACTCTGTCGGCCGGTCTTCCCCACTTCTCCACCGGTTACATGCGAAACTGGGGTAGAGACACATTTATATCTCTGAGGGGTATTCTCCTGCTTACCGGAAGATACGAAGAAGCCAGACAAACAATACTGGGATATGCAGCGTGTCTGAGACACGGTCTTATCCCCAACCTTCTGTTTGGCGGAGCCCAATCAag GTATAACTGTCGTGATGCCGTCTGGTGGTGGATGCACTGTATCAAAGAGTACTGCACGGAGGTGCCCAACGGCTGTGATATCCTCAACGACGTAGTCTCGAGGCTCTTCCCCACCGACGACTCGCCACCTTTGCCGGCAGGAACTGTAGACCAACCATTGCACGAAGTCATTCAAGAGGCATTGACTATCCACTTCCAAGGTCTCGCTTTCAGAGAAAGAAACGCCGGTGGTAGCATTGACGCGCACATGACCGACAAAGGTTTCAACAACCAAATCGGCATACATCCAGAAACAG GCTTCGTATTTGGTGGTAACGAATGGAACTGCGGCACATGGATGGACAAAATGGGCTCGTCCGACAAGGCCGGCAATCGTGGAAAGCCGGCCACTCCCCGAGACGGATCCGCCGTGGAACTTGTCGGTCTGTCGTACTCAGTAACTTCGTGGTTGGCCACATTGTACGAGAAGCAACAGTACCCGCACTCGGGAGTGACCAGGACGCACAAGAACGGCACAACCACCACGTGGACCTTTAAAGAGTGGAGCGAAAAAATTAAGGCCAATTTCGAAAAGTATTTCTGGATTAGTGGATCCCCGGCGAAGGATGAAATTAGACCGGACCTGATAAACAAGAGGGGTATTTATAAGGACTCTCATGGAGCTAGCCAGGACTGGGCTGATTTCCAGTTAAGGTGCAACTTCCCAATAACCATGGTTGTGGCTCCAGAATTGTTTAATGCCCAACATGCGTGGACTGCACTTCAACAGgcagaaaaatatttgcttGGTCCTTTGGGTATGAGAACTTTGGATCCTGAAGACTGGGCCTACAATGGAAATTACGATAACTCGAACGATTCCGACGATTTTAAAGTAGCGCACGGATTGAACTATCATCAAGGACCA gaaTGGGTTTGGCCAGTGGGTTTCTTCCTACGCGCCAAGTTGAGATTCGCTGCTGATAATGGAGCATTGATTGAAACGCTTTCCAAAGTTAAAGTAGTCCTGTCAAGACACTTCGTGGAGTTGCAAACTTCTCCGTGGAGAGGCTTGCCTGAGCTGACTAATAAAGACGGAGCATACTGTGAAGGAAGCTGCAGAACGCAAGCATGGAGCATGGCCTGTATTCTAGag GTATTAAatgatctgcaactaattgaGTCTAAACTCATCAACAGCAATTGA